The genomic stretch AAAGCGCTCGGGCCGTTCAAGCGGGCCATGTGGAACCTGCCGCCCGCGATTCGCGCGGAGATCGGATCCGCGCTCGAAGCCAAATTCACGTTTCTGCTCGACAAGCTCGGGACCCATGGCACCAGGGCTCTAACAGAGAAGCACGCGCCGTTCGTTCCCGGCTCGTTCCCGACTCTCGCCGCAACCGTGGCCGCCTCGAAAGGCCCCGAGGATGTGTCCGGCCTCGCGGACTAATCTGGCTTGAGTACTGACGGAGGCGTCATGCCGCAACGCTCGGTGACGTTGAGCCAGTTCATCCTCCAGCAGGAGCATCAACATCCCGAGTCGAGCGGCGAGTTCACCCGGCTGCTCATCGATCTCGCCCTGGCCGCCAAGATGATCAACCGCGAGGTCACGCGCGCAGGCCTGGTGGATATCCTGGGCTACTCGGGCACCGAGAACGTGCATGGTGAGAAAGTCCAGAAGCTCGACGTGTTCGCGCACGACATCATCGCGCGCGTCCTCGGCTCGACCGGCCAGCTCGCGGTCCTGGCCTCCGAGGAGGACGAGGACATCCTGACGGTCGGCGAAAACCGCGCCCCCGGCCGTTACGTCGTCAACTTCGACCCGCTCGACGGCTCCTCGAACATCAATGCCAACGTCAACATCGGGACGATCTTCTCGATTCTGCCGCGCGTCTCCCGCAGCGGACCGGGCGGAATCGCCGACGTGCTGCAGCCCGGCGTGCGCCAGCTCGCCGCGGGCTACGTGATGTACGGCTCCAGCACCATGCTCGTGTACACGACCGGCACCGGGGTGCACGGCTTCACGTTCGAGCCGAGCCTGGGCGAGTTCCTGCTCTCGCACCCGGACATCCGGACGCCGGAACGGGGCCGCATCTACAGCGTCAACGAGTCGAATTACTTCCAATGGTCCGAGGGCGTGAAGCGCTACGTCGACTGGGTGAAGCAGCCGGATGGCGAGTCGGGGCGGCCCTACAGCGCGCGGTACGTTGGATCACTGGTCGCGGACTTTCATAGAAATCTCTTGTACGGCGGGATCTTCTTGTATCCCGGAGACCAGAAGAACCCTTCAGGCAAGCTGCGGCTGCTCTACGAAGCTGCGCCGCTGGCGTTCATCGCCGAGCAGGCCGGAGGCGCCGCTTCGGATGGTTACCATAGAATCATGGACATCTTTCCCACCCAGCTCCATCAGAAGACCCCGCTCATCCTCGGGAGCTGCGAGGACGTCCGCGACTGCGAGCTCTTCATCCAGGAGAAGCACAAGGCGGTCACGGCCGAGCGGAGACTCGGGAACCACGTGCCGACCGAGTGCGGCCCGGAGAAGGAAACGGGCGCCCCGAAGAAGACACGAGAGCCTTCAGCCTGAGACAGGGCTTCTCGGCGCGCTTGATCCGCCGCGCGCTTTCTCGAGTTGCACCGGCTGACGTCGCCGAAGCGCACGGCCGAGTGGCTGGCGTCGCTAAT from Candidatus Eisenbacteria bacterium encodes the following:
- the fbp gene encoding class 1 fructose-bisphosphatase, which translates into the protein MPQRSVTLSQFILQQEHQHPESSGEFTRLLIDLALAAKMINREVTRAGLVDILGYSGTENVHGEKVQKLDVFAHDIIARVLGSTGQLAVLASEEDEDILTVGENRAPGRYVVNFDPLDGSSNINANVNIGTIFSILPRVSRSGPGGIADVLQPGVRQLAAGYVMYGSSTMLVYTTGTGVHGFTFEPSLGEFLLSHPDIRTPERGRIYSVNESNYFQWSEGVKRYVDWVKQPDGESGRPYSARYVGSLVADFHRNLLYGGIFLYPGDQKNPSGKLRLLYEAAPLAFIAEQAGGAASDGYHRIMDIFPTQLHQKTPLILGSCEDVRDCELFIQEKHKAVTAERRLGNHVPTECGPEKETGAPKKTREPSA